In the genome of Triticum urartu cultivar G1812 chromosome 5, Tu2.1, whole genome shotgun sequence, one region contains:
- the LOC125506026 gene encoding probable ubiquitin carboxyl-terminal hydrolase creB, with product MASEARSGGARRVPLQPRDGNAAASPSLGGGGAAKSKAKAKARAAAASPPSVRSYASRDEAERRAAAAVVREKEVSLAEELEKARERRGRLRAARQVTERALAEADEALRREMREWERRADEQRRVVAELMRLIGMPEVYVPVESLRSREERKRKQGTASSDPPGPVTVASTLLEEESGPCLSDQELLATPARETTAAAAATESSSA from the exons GCGGGTCCCGCTGCAGCCGCGGGACGGCAACGCGGCCGCCTCCCCGTCCTTGGGCGGCGGCGGTGCCGCCAAATCGAAGGCGAAGGCGAAGGCGCGGGCGGCTGCTGCGTCGCCACCGTCGGTGAGGTCGTATGCGAGCCGGGACGAGGCCgagaggagggcggcggcggcggtggtgaggGAGAAGGAGGTGTCGCTGGCGGAGGAGCTGGAGAAGGCGCGGGAGCGGCGGGGCCGCCTGCGGGCCGCGCGGCAGGTCACGGAGAGGGCGCTGGCGGAGGCCGACGAGGCGCTGCGGCGGGAGATGCGGGAGTGGGAGCGCCGCGCGGACGAGCAGCGCCGGGTCGTCGCGGAGCTGATGCGCCTCATCGGGATGCCCGAG GTGTACGTTCCGGTGGAATCGCTGAGATCCAGggaggagaggaagaggaaacAGGGGACCGCGTCTTCAGATCCTCCG GGTCCGGTCACAGTGGCTTCAACattactagaggaagaatctggACCATGCCTCTCCGATCAGGAACTGCTGGCGACGCCGGCAAGGGAAACGACCGCCGCCGCAGCAGCGACGGAAAGCAGCAGCGCTTGA